A genome region from Methylicorpusculum oleiharenae includes the following:
- a CDS encoding site-specific integrase → MKYRINNQVVLSQIPLGPLAAHIGSFADFISAQGYALYTIHRQVHLAADFSQWLKLKGIELHCISSDHPRLYLRDRARQVQPCRGDAAALSHLIGFLRGEGLIPTEKVSEPRLTPAEHCAQAYEQYLREARALAEATIVNYVPFISHFLKDCFGDGPVTLSDLSARDVVSFVQHQAQRLHRKRAKLMTSALRSFLKYAHYRGEMSLDLAAAVPVIPNWSMPSIPRAISPDQVKQLLEGIDQHTAVGRRDYAILLLLARLGLRSSEVALLELDAIDWNTGTFSVRTKSGLRHEFPLPFAVGKAIAAYLRDGRPVSGSRRVFLRAKAPIRGFRGAGAIGSIVRHALKRAGIKAPTYGTHQFRHGLATEMLRQGASLGEIGDVLGHRHPQTTMIYTKVDLEALRTLALPWPGGAL, encoded by the coding sequence ATGAAATATCGTATCAATAACCAAGTCGTTTTATCGCAAATTCCCTTGGGCCCTCTTGCGGCTCATATTGGCTCATTTGCGGATTTCATTAGCGCTCAGGGCTATGCGCTGTATACAATTCATCGGCAGGTTCATCTAGCCGCGGACTTTAGTCAATGGCTTAAACTAAAGGGCATTGAGCTACATTGTATTTCCTCCGATCATCCAAGGCTGTATTTACGGGACCGCGCCCGGCAGGTGCAGCCATGTCGGGGTGATGCTGCGGCACTCAGTCATCTCATTGGCTTTTTGCGTGGTGAGGGTCTGATTCCCACAGAAAAAGTGTCGGAGCCTCGACTCACGCCGGCGGAGCACTGTGCGCAGGCCTACGAGCAATACCTGCGCGAGGCGCGTGCCCTGGCTGAAGCAACGATTGTCAACTACGTGCCGTTCATCAGCCATTTTCTTAAGGATTGCTTCGGCGACGGACCGGTTACACTCTCAGACCTGTCTGCCCGCGATGTCGTGAGCTTTGTTCAGCACCAAGCACAGCGGTTGCACAGGAAACGAGCCAAGCTCATGACCAGTGCCTTGCGCTCCTTCCTGAAGTACGCCCACTATCGCGGTGAGATGTCGTTGGATTTGGCGGCCGCGGTTCCGGTTATACCTAATTGGTCGATGCCATCGATTCCTCGTGCTATTTCGCCAGACCAAGTCAAGCAGTTATTGGAAGGCATTGATCAGCATACGGCGGTAGGACGTCGCGACTATGCCATTTTGCTGTTACTGGCTCGACTGGGATTACGGTCAAGCGAAGTGGCGCTTCTTGAACTCGATGCAATCGACTGGAACACCGGTACCTTCAGCGTGCGGACCAAGAGCGGTCTGCGCCATGAATTTCCCTTACCCTTTGCGGTAGGTAAAGCGATCGCTGCCTATCTGCGAGATGGACGACCGGTGAGTGGTAGCCGGCGTGTTTTTTTGCGCGCCAAGGCGCCCATCCGCGGGTTCCGGGGTGCCGGTGCGATTGGTTCTATCGTTCGTCATGCGCTTAAGCGCGCCGGAATCAAAGCGCCCACTTATGGAACGCATCAGTTTCGTCATGGCTTGGCCACCGAGATGCTGCGGCAGGGCGCCTCGCTAGGCGAGATTGGCGACGTGTTGGGTCATCGCCATCCCCAGACCACGATGATTTATACCAAGGTTGATCTTGAGGCGTTGCGTACGCTGGCTCTACCCTGGCCGGGAGGTGCACTATGA
- a CDS encoding tyrosine-type recombinase/integrase produces the protein MPTRIASIEPPMSFPALVQAFFTDYLVEQRALSPQTVAGYRDAFTLFLTFAHQNLGKWPATMNLSDITPTLILAFLDHLEMERHNSVRSRNIRLAALRAFLKFASHHDLSALQTIEQDLAVPMKRFELPLPEFLSREEMLAIIGDPGMTWISRRDHLLLGLLYNTGARVSEIIHIKVADVVLDGAACVHLYGKGRKQRAVPLWKSTVKEVRAWLRLNPTMGNDSALLPNRDGQAMTRNNVTQRLSLAVIKASKTVNSLLGRHVSPHCIRHYLPFLTMSSHVKASVGMLGI, from the coding sequence ATGCCGACTAGAATCGCCAGCATCGAACCGCCCATGTCGTTTCCCGCACTCGTCCAAGCCTTTTTCACCGATTACCTCGTCGAGCAACGCGCATTGAGCCCACAAACCGTTGCAGGCTACCGTGATGCGTTCACGCTATTCTTGACGTTCGCTCACCAAAACCTCGGCAAATGGCCGGCCACAATGAATCTGTCGGACATTACGCCAACGTTGATACTGGCCTTCCTGGATCATTTGGAGATGGAACGACACAACAGCGTACGTAGCCGCAATATCCGATTAGCGGCATTACGCGCCTTTCTAAAGTTCGCCTCACACCACGATCTATCAGCGTTGCAAACCATTGAACAGGACTTGGCCGTACCGATGAAACGCTTCGAGCTACCTTTACCTGAATTCCTCTCGCGGGAAGAAATGCTCGCCATCATCGGCGATCCAGGCATGACGTGGATCAGCCGGCGTGACCATTTATTGCTGGGGTTACTTTACAACACCGGCGCGCGCGTATCGGAAATCATCCACATCAAGGTAGCTGATGTCGTGCTGGACGGAGCAGCTTGTGTCCACTTGTACGGCAAAGGCCGAAAGCAACGAGCGGTGCCGTTATGGAAATCAACGGTGAAGGAAGTCCGGGCATGGTTACGCTTGAATCCAACGATGGGTAACGACTCCGCGTTGCTGCCTAATCGCGATGGTCAAGCGATGACCCGAAACAATGTCACTCAGCGCCTTAGCCTAGCGGTAATCAAGGCTTCCAAAACCGTCAACAGCTTATTGGGGCGTCATGTTTCGCCACACTGCATTCGACACTATCTACCCTTCCTGACTATGTCGAGTCACGTTAAGGCCTCAGTAGGCATGCTCGGAATTTAA
- a CDS encoding S49 family peptidase: MGVGLFAVYLAFYASSLGYKLMPNAEIVAIVNVSGSIGAGQLASAEELVPVLEKVFHSPKVKAVALNIDSPGGQPFESERIAETLDRLKVETGKIVYAFIGNTGASAAYMLALHADRIIAGRYSMVGSIGAIIAGWDFHKLAEKWDINQRIYASGVHKNMLNPFAAMSKESEEKAQQMVDQMAVVFSKEFQEKRKGKIREGFNYTTGEIWGGEQALEIGLIDEIGTIESVVNREWHLPTHDFGPTNKSKGFFPQFSAQIMKTVLSWAN; encoded by the coding sequence CTTTTTATGCCAGCAGCCTTGGCTACAAACTAATGCCAAATGCAGAGATTGTAGCGATCGTGAATGTGTCTGGCTCAATCGGCGCAGGTCAGTTGGCATCAGCGGAAGAGTTGGTGCCGGTTTTGGAAAAGGTCTTTCACTCTCCCAAAGTCAAAGCAGTTGCTTTGAATATCGACAGTCCTGGCGGACAACCTTTCGAGTCTGAGCGTATTGCCGAAACACTAGATCGCTTAAAAGTGGAAACAGGGAAAATCGTATATGCCTTCATAGGCAATACGGGTGCCTCCGCGGCGTATATGCTGGCATTGCATGCCGATCGAATCATTGCCGGACGATATAGCATGGTAGGCTCCATTGGCGCCATCATAGCAGGATGGGATTTTCACAAACTAGCCGAAAAATGGGACATCAATCAACGCATTTATGCTTCAGGTGTCCATAAAAACATGCTGAATCCTTTTGCTGCCATGTCGAAAGAATCAGAAGAGAAAGCGCAGCAAATGGTCGATCAAATGGCGGTGGTATTTTCCAAGGAATTTCAAGAAAAACGCAAAGGAAAGATCAGGGAAGGGTTTAACTACACAACTGGAGAAATTTGGGGAGGTGAACAAGCATTGGAAATTGGGTTGATAGATGAAATAGGCACCATCGAATCTGTCGTCAATCGAGAATGGCACCTGCCAACCCACGATTTTGGGCCTACAAATAAATCAAAAGGATTTTTTCCTCAATTCAGTGCGCAGATCATGAAAACAGTTTTGTCTTGGGCAAACTAA
- a CDS encoding site-specific integrase: MNTANSLAPLLERFFTQRLMQQRQASPHTIRSYRDTFRQFLIFAQERLHQPPSRLNVEQIDAPLIVAFLDELEKQRDLTVRSRNLRLTAIHSFFRYAAFELPTHAAQIQRVLAIPSKRFTRTLVSFFSRPEVDALLAAPDCSTWSGRRDHAFMLTAVQTGLRLSEMTGLKREDLVLGVGAHVRVIGKGRKERCIPLARSTLSVLKAWLREPQRGDEGVLFPNARGNRLSVHGVQYLLNKHRMAACNGCPSLGQKRVTVHRLRHTMAMDLLQAGVDRSVIALWLGHESVETTQIYLEATLAMKEQALARTTPPQGKLERYQPGDKLLNFLNSL; encoded by the coding sequence ATGAACACTGCCAACAGTTTAGCGCCCCTGTTGGAGCGTTTCTTTACCCAACGTTTGATGCAGCAGCGCCAGGCGAGTCCTCATACTATCCGCTCTTATCGAGATACCTTCCGTCAATTCCTGATCTTCGCTCAAGAGCGCTTGCATCAACCGCCGTCACGCCTTAATGTCGAGCAGATTGATGCCCCGTTGATTGTGGCCTTTCTGGATGAACTGGAAAAGCAGCGAGACCTAACCGTCCGCAGCCGTAATTTACGGCTCACGGCAATCCATTCCTTCTTTCGTTACGCCGCCTTCGAACTGCCTACTCATGCTGCCCAGATCCAGAGAGTGCTTGCCATCCCCAGCAAGCGCTTCACACGAACCTTGGTCAGTTTTTTCAGCCGTCCGGAAGTTGATGCGTTACTCGCCGCGCCCGATTGCAGCACTTGGTCCGGGCGGCGCGACCATGCGTTCATGCTAACGGCAGTACAGACGGGTTTGCGGTTATCCGAGATGACCGGACTCAAACGTGAGGACCTTGTCTTGGGAGTCGGCGCTCATGTGCGGGTAATCGGTAAGGGCCGAAAGGAACGCTGTATTCCTCTGGCAAGATCAACACTCTCCGTATTAAAAGCCTGGCTGCGAGAACCACAAAGAGGTGATGAGGGTGTGCTGTTTCCCAACGCGAGAGGCAACCGGCTCAGTGTCCATGGCGTTCAGTACCTGCTGAACAAGCATCGCATGGCAGCCTGCAATGGGTGTCCTTCACTTGGACAAAAGCGTGTCACTGTCCACCGATTGAGGCACACCATGGCCATGGACTTACTGCAAGCGGGCGTTGATCGCTCTGTGATTGCTTTGTGGCTCGGCCATGAATCCGTTGAGACAACCCAGATTTATCTGGAGGCAACACTTGCGATGAAAGAGCAGGCACTCGCCAGGACGACACCGCCACAGGGCAAGTTGGAACGTTATCAACCCGGTGATAAATTACTAAATTTTCTCAACAGTCTTTAG
- a CDS encoding integration host factor subunit beta yields MIKSELVNALNEKLPELSIKDVDLAINCMLAQMVDALVQDQRIEIRGFGSFDLHHRTARLARNPKTGEGINLPARVVIHFKPGKELRDRVDKARVQCDIKE; encoded by the coding sequence GTGATTAAGTCAGAACTGGTAAATGCGCTCAATGAGAAATTACCTGAACTTTCGATAAAAGATGTAGATTTGGCCATCAATTGCATGCTGGCCCAGATGGTAGATGCATTAGTCCAGGACCAACGCATCGAAATCAGGGGATTTGGTAGTTTTGATCTGCATCATCGAACGGCCCGACTTGCCCGAAACCCTAAAACGGGTGAAGGGATTAATTTACCGGCTAGAGTAGTTATTCATTTCAAACCCGGCAAGGAATTGAGAGACCGCGTGGATAAAGCGCGCGTTCAATGCGACATCAAGGAATGA
- a CDS encoding tyrosine-type recombinase/integrase produces the protein MFKLFLLAYLDTDVDLAQGLLTIRQTKFNKSRQLPLHPSVTAALLRYRTLRHQQVQQHAGLSFFVGTRGQRLGKPLSSRQVDRVFATLRKQLGWINRGAHDAPRVHDLRHTFAVRRVLLWQRQGTDIDQSMLALSTYMGHAKISHTYWYLTAVPELMGVAAGKFEQFAQAEEVDYAD, from the coding sequence GTGTTCAAGTTATTTTTGCTCGCTTACTTAGATACCGACGTAGACTTGGCACAAGGCTTGTTGACCATCCGGCAAACCAAGTTTAACAAGTCGCGCCAATTGCCGTTACATCCCAGCGTGACAGCCGCCTTGTTGCGCTACCGAACGCTCCGCCACCAGCAAGTTCAGCAACACGCCGGTTTGTCCTTCTTTGTCGGGACGCGCGGCCAGCGGCTGGGTAAACCACTGAGTTCACGCCAAGTCGATCGCGTTTTTGCCACGCTACGCAAGCAACTGGGTTGGATCAACCGCGGCGCTCACGATGCGCCTCGGGTTCACGATCTGCGTCATACCTTCGCGGTGCGTCGTGTACTGCTTTGGCAGAGACAGGGAACGGACATCGATCAATCAATGTTGGCACTATCCACCTATATGGGTCATGCAAAAATATCGCACACGTACTGGTATTTGACGGCCGTGCCGGAACTAATGGGCGTGGCTGCAGGCAAATTCGAGCAGTTTGCACAGGCCGAGGAGGTGGACTATGCCGACTAG
- a CDS encoding conjugal transfer protein TraH — protein sequence MGKLKDAEKTASFDKVDAGNLGHSYLKTIPKEESILYKTLPGLNLMNKCCLIFLVLLPPLIATPAQAGLNEELSGMFNDMINVTPGGSYETQRRGVITGGNISMRNKVVHPNLISFVPPNFKGGCNGIDMFGGSFSYINSEQLTQLMRSIAQAAIGYAFQLAIEGMCPTCAQIISKLQKDIAQINALMRNSCEAGKWITSTMAGSTGLQAWHDERMKKASSINTEHGYLSDFFDSQENQTESPAKTVIVQGSTDEITGNVVYEALETANAISWFDNGDTQLKMVLMSLTGTLIIDKNADGSDIKYDFRPPLIKVRDFIEGGSVEIYKCESAECLLPDGDNSQTITFDGMRTKVRKMLWGNGTCAACSGGIVRKLANRSGGAEFSNEEKQFIQATSPGIYGLLRKLAPEIQAAALVAERMVDIESTELTNRIVDEMFDVVRNAVAATGRPMDSSMLTVMRDTRLQFNEERRVSGETIQGVDSLINLQQNIVNSMRTPNHNKRY from the coding sequence TTGGGCAAACTAAAAGACGCTGAAAAAACGGCTTCTTTCGATAAAGTAGATGCGGGTAATTTAGGGCATAGTTACCTCAAGACAATACCTAAAGAAGAATCGATTTTATACAAAACATTGCCTGGACTTAATCTGATGAACAAGTGCTGCCTGATTTTTCTTGTACTTTTACCCCCATTGATTGCAACACCGGCACAGGCAGGCCTGAATGAAGAGCTGAGTGGCATGTTTAACGACATGATCAACGTGACACCGGGAGGTTCTTATGAAACTCAGCGCCGCGGTGTCATAACTGGCGGCAATATCTCAATGAGAAATAAAGTTGTGCATCCCAATTTGATTTCATTTGTCCCACCCAATTTTAAAGGTGGCTGCAACGGGATCGACATGTTCGGCGGATCTTTTTCGTATATCAATAGTGAACAGCTCACTCAGCTGATGCGAAGCATCGCTCAGGCTGCAATTGGATATGCATTTCAATTAGCTATTGAAGGGATGTGCCCGACTTGCGCACAAATCATTTCTAAACTTCAAAAAGATATAGCGCAAATAAACGCACTCATGCGAAATTCGTGTGAGGCTGGTAAGTGGATTACAAGCACTATGGCCGGATCTACCGGGTTACAGGCCTGGCACGACGAGAGGATGAAAAAAGCGTCTTCTATAAACACAGAGCATGGTTATCTCTCTGACTTTTTTGATTCACAGGAAAACCAAACAGAATCACCTGCAAAAACAGTCATCGTGCAAGGAAGTACGGATGAAATTACAGGTAACGTTGTCTATGAGGCATTAGAAACAGCAAACGCTATCAGTTGGTTTGATAATGGTGACACCCAATTGAAGATGGTTTTAATGAGCTTAACAGGAACGTTGATCATTGATAAAAATGCAGATGGCTCTGATATCAAATACGATTTTAGACCTCCTTTGATTAAGGTAAGAGATTTTATAGAGGGTGGAAGCGTTGAAATCTATAAATGTGAATCAGCAGAATGTTTATTACCGGATGGCGATAATTCACAAACAATAACATTCGATGGAATGAGGACGAAAGTTAGAAAAATGTTATGGGGCAACGGAACTTGTGCCGCTTGTAGTGGCGGAATTGTAAGGAAACTAGCCAATCGAAGCGGTGGCGCTGAATTTAGTAATGAAGAAAAGCAGTTTATTCAAGCAACTTCGCCTGGAATCTATGGGTTATTGAGAAAACTTGCTCCAGAAATACAGGCTGCAGCTCTTGTTGCAGAACGCATGGTAGACATTGAAAGCACAGAGCTGACCAATAGAATAGTTGATGAAATGTTCGATGTCGTAAGAAACGCTGTCGCAGCAACGGGTCGACCAATGGATTCATCCATGCTAACTGTTATGCGAGATACTAGATTGCAATTCAATGAAGAGCGCCGGGTTTCTGGTGAAACGATACAAGGTGTAGATTCACTTATTAATCTGCAACAAAATATTGTTAATTCAATGAGAACTCCTAATCACAATAAAAGGTATTAA
- a CDS encoding tyrosine-type recombinase/integrase — protein sequence MNTLRQAVAEYLTLRRNLGFQLREAGKALLDFVTFMEQQHATYITQALALAWAQQAVKAQPIYWAQRLSCVRGFARYRSSSDPRTEIPLPGLLPFKPKRARPYLYSNQEITNLLQAALKMPHRYKNGALLPWVYYCLFGLLSVSGLRLNEARNLELQDIDLEAGVLTIRNAKFGKTRLVPVHASTCKVLADYIARRERHWAGRPVSTYLFVSSWGNRLDNGQIHRAFYALSRQIGLRNATDCHGPRLHDLRHRFATNTLVNWYRHDQDPERRLPLLSAYLGHVHIADTQWYLESAPELMREAMSRLEQHWEGRS from the coding sequence ATGAACACGCTTCGGCAAGCCGTTGCCGAGTACCTGACTCTGCGGCGTAATCTGGGTTTCCAATTGCGGGAAGCGGGTAAAGCTTTGCTCGATTTTGTCACCTTTATGGAGCAACAGCACGCGACCTATATCACCCAGGCGTTAGCGCTTGCCTGGGCGCAACAAGCTGTGAAGGCTCAACCCATCTATTGGGCTCAACGATTAAGCTGCGTGCGTGGATTTGCCCGTTATCGTAGTTCGAGCGATCCTCGCACGGAGATTCCACTGCCCGGTTTGTTACCGTTCAAGCCAAAGCGAGCTCGACCCTATCTCTACTCAAATCAAGAGATTACCAACTTACTGCAGGCTGCGCTAAAAATGCCGCATCGTTACAAAAACGGTGCTTTACTGCCCTGGGTCTATTATTGCCTGTTCGGACTGTTAAGTGTTTCAGGTCTGCGTCTCAATGAAGCCCGCAATCTCGAACTTCAAGATATCGACCTTGAAGCCGGGGTGTTGACGATCCGCAACGCTAAGTTCGGTAAAACCCGCTTGGTGCCCGTGCATGCCTCAACCTGCAAGGTGCTGGCAGATTATATCGCCAGACGCGAACGCCATTGGGCAGGACGGCCTGTTTCTACCTACTTGTTTGTCTCCAGTTGGGGCAATCGGTTGGACAATGGCCAGATCCATCGCGCTTTCTACGCATTGTCTCGGCAAATCGGATTGCGCAACGCGACCGACTGTCACGGCCCTCGATTGCATGACTTGAGACACCGATTTGCAACGAATACGCTAGTGAACTGGTATCGCCACGATCAGGATCCCGAGCGCCGTCTGCCTTTGTTGTCGGCCTACCTCGGCCATGTTCACATTGCCGATACGCAGTGGTATTTAGAGAGTGCGCCGGAGCTGATGCGGGAGGCGATGAGCCGCCTTGAGCAGCACTGGGAGGGCCGGTCATGA
- a CDS encoding conjugal transfer protein TraG N-terminal domain-containing protein — protein MAYEILSIGDGELLYSAFQGAAMVFNNDSIGKLMSTGFTLGILIISFKYITDQQFPLRHALVGLIVYSTMFIPKDTVLIEDVYTGEVRTVANVPLGLAAPMSIVSTMGVRMTDMFETAFSTPNEASLIAHGYLNSLETLLKLRRISIGTAGSSSLMVGDLGKSINGYIENCVMFDLDLPDGDHEVTRETLEKSTDLWEAMKTTFINIDVMLTLPNASAAEQKNCKDAYEAISKYLSNDTFFDALDRHVASVLGITNPDIKAVDRIEVASSALGNVLNDSQIFMRNALMASYLREGEKAFIDRQGTLNLQVQWAGEQNKFNEIAKPLMAFVEMFSVAISPIVAFLSTIGPMGMTMIARYIQMMIWIALWGPLMAICNLYITIVTTRILETAANHAEENGSGLDAMVMHDQLYGTLETWLSAGGMLASSVPALSLMLVYGGSVAATNLAGKMTSGASSSVSPQNIQKPMESSSWGTMGSMAEMSPNTASKKSAMADTNYSASSTFARASQSATDSLKSASSSASETLSKINQLSSRSGTMSSQASAVTSAMNKTITDGSNWSSSDGRTTSSSQSMSQQESESVQAGVNGALKGGLGSDMIGASVQASLMSKSGMSAARAKELGDMAQHVVNSGVMGSDVTTSSSGTSNTSTNQSFESSEEMEALGKQYQSQLNAVQQASEKYTQTATMQDSAGKSLVAPYQDLAARLVNSGALADIKNAQKELKNKMGEKDYGELSKNAQYEINNSSAVLEPGSHEREALSGFLMLNQHDPVKAAEIVNSKLMPTNTQTGVEIGHDAFSKDQQSVDGIVSEKTAGEFRSTAKGGGEDVDGDEGSGSGRRGYMGGRSKGMPIKNEQMPKSGLHPSQANKAMAHSASSENKTARSQGFGAKNSQAGFGSKPAGNSSRVGDLKAKVANELSGYKNKDRFEPYPAKFKEGGHLKPDEINGTNMGLKAGKNFGNAGNDLARDGANAANNKIDSLQNDISNAAKQSVDSFKETFGMNDKKPSKSDIPHTPSDNDLPPIN, from the coding sequence ATGGCTTACGAGATCTTGAGTATCGGTGATGGAGAATTACTGTATAGCGCGTTTCAAGGTGCGGCGATGGTATTCAATAACGATAGCATCGGCAAATTAATGAGCACAGGATTTACGTTAGGTATTTTAATTATTTCATTTAAGTACATAACAGATCAGCAGTTTCCTCTAAGACATGCATTAGTAGGGCTTATTGTTTATTCAACAATGTTTATACCGAAAGATACTGTTTTGATCGAGGATGTTTATACGGGCGAAGTAAGAACAGTAGCAAATGTTCCATTAGGCTTGGCGGCGCCAATGTCTATTGTATCAACCATGGGGGTAAGGATGACCGATATGTTTGAAACAGCTTTTTCGACACCAAACGAAGCGAGTTTAATTGCTCACGGTTATCTTAATTCTCTTGAAACGCTTCTAAAGCTCAGACGAATATCAATAGGGACAGCTGGATCAAGCTCATTAATGGTGGGTGATCTTGGTAAATCTATCAATGGATACATAGAAAATTGTGTCATGTTTGATTTGGACCTTCCCGATGGCGATCATGAAGTAACGAGAGAAACACTGGAAAAATCAACTGATTTATGGGAGGCAATGAAAACAACCTTTATCAATATTGATGTCATGTTAACACTGCCTAATGCATCTGCAGCTGAGCAAAAAAATTGCAAAGATGCCTATGAAGCAATAAGCAAATATTTAAGCAACGATACCTTTTTTGACGCCCTTGATAGACATGTTGCGAGCGTATTGGGGATAACAAACCCAGATATAAAAGCAGTGGATAGGATAGAAGTTGCGTCCAGTGCCCTTGGCAATGTTTTAAACGATTCCCAAATATTCATGAGAAATGCACTGATGGCTTCTTATCTGAGAGAAGGCGAAAAAGCATTTATTGATAGACAAGGGACACTAAATCTTCAAGTTCAATGGGCTGGAGAACAGAACAAATTTAATGAAATAGCAAAACCTTTGATGGCATTCGTTGAAATGTTTTCGGTTGCGATTTCACCAATAGTCGCATTTCTGTCAACGATAGGTCCTATGGGTATGACGATGATAGCGCGATACATACAGATGATGATATGGATCGCACTGTGGGGACCATTAATGGCAATCTGCAACCTATACATCACCATAGTCACGACAAGAATATTGGAAACAGCTGCAAATCATGCGGAAGAGAATGGCTCAGGACTTGATGCCATGGTCATGCACGATCAACTATACGGCACTCTTGAAACATGGCTTTCAGCCGGTGGGATGCTGGCATCGAGTGTCCCGGCATTATCATTGATGTTAGTTTACGGAGGATCAGTTGCAGCAACTAACTTAGCAGGCAAAATGACATCGGGCGCTTCGAGCAGTGTGAGTCCACAAAACATTCAAAAACCCATGGAATCTTCGTCATGGGGCACTATGGGATCAATGGCGGAAATGTCGCCAAACACAGCTTCTAAAAAATCAGCAATGGCTGATACCAATTACTCCGCATCTTCAACCTTTGCAAGGGCATCACAAAGCGCGACGGATTCGCTCAAAAGTGCAAGCAGTAGTGCTAGCGAAACCTTAAGCAAAATCAATCAGCTTTCAAGCCGATCGGGAACAATGAGCAGTCAAGCCAGCGCGGTCACCAGTGCCATGAATAAGACAATAACTGATGGTAGCAATTGGTCTTCGAGCGATGGAAGAACAACAAGTAGCTCGCAAAGTATGTCACAGCAAGAATCAGAGTCGGTTCAAGCAGGGGTTAATGGAGCTCTTAAAGGTGGCTTGGGCTCAGACATGATCGGCGCCTCGGTTCAGGCGTCTTTGATGTCAAAGTCAGGCATGAGTGCGGCAAGAGCCAAAGAACTGGGCGATATGGCTCAGCATGTTGTAAATAGCGGAGTGATGGGGAGTGATGTAACAACATCATCATCCGGGACATCCAATACCAGCACTAACCAAAGCTTCGAGTCTTCCGAGGAAATGGAAGCCCTTGGAAAGCAGTACCAAAGTCAACTGAACGCCGTCCAACAGGCCAGCGAAAAATATACTCAGACCGCGACCATGCAGGATTCCGCCGGCAAATCGCTAGTCGCGCCTTACCAGGATTTGGCGGCCCGTCTTGTTAATTCTGGCGCACTTGCCGATATCAAAAATGCGCAAAAAGAATTGAAAAATAAAATGGGCGAAAAGGATTATGGCGAGCTCTCCAAAAATGCCCAGTACGAGATTAATAATTCCAGCGCAGTCTTAGAACCGGGGAGTCATGAACGCGAAGCATTATCTGGCTTTTTAATGCTGAATCAACACGATCCGGTAAAAGCTGCTGAGATTGTGAATAGCAAGCTCATGCCAACCAACACTCAAACTGGGGTAGAAATTGGGCATGATGCCTTTAGTAAAGACCAACAAAGTGTAGATGGAATCGTTAGCGAGAAAACAGCCGGCGAATTCAGATCTACAGCAAAAGGGGGCGGGGAAGATGTTGATGGTGATGAAGGTTCCGGTAGCGGAAGAAGAGGCTACATGGGAGGAAGATCAAAGGGAATGCCGATTAAAAATGAGCAAATGCCCAAATCGGGTCTCCACCCAAGTCAAGCCAATAAAGCAATGGCTCATTCGGCAAGTTCTGAAAATAAAACCGCAAGATCGCAAGGTTTCGGAGCCAAAAACAGCCAGGCTGGTTTTGGCTCAAAACCCGCAGGCAACAGTTCAAGAGTCGGTGATTTGAAAGCCAAAGTGGCAAATGAATTGAGCGGCTATAAAAACAAAGACAGATTTGAGCCATACCCGGCAAAATTTAAAGAGGGTGGGCATCTAAAACCCGATGAAATAAATGGCACGAATATGGGGCTTAAAGCCGGTAAAAACTTTGGCAATGCAGGGAATGACTTGGCGCGTGATGGCGCTAACGCTGCGAATAACAAGATTGATTCTTTACAAAATGATATTTCAAATGCAGCAAAACAATCGGTTGACTCTTTCAAAGAGACTTTTGGCATGAACGATAAAAAGCCAAGCAAAAGCGATATACCTCACACGCCATCCGATAATGATCTTCCACCCATTAATTAA